One Actinoplanes missouriensis 431 DNA segment encodes these proteins:
- a CDS encoding alpha/beta hydrolase → MIYLEPAALRFVADRSPLRRGVDEGRRELTAMQSGDVPRPEAAVTDLSIDGGPSGTVSIRILRPAGDGALPAVLYIHGAGWVFGDAGTHDRLVRELAHRSGAAVVFVNYSRSPEAHYPVAIEECYAVLEWIAAHGAAHDLDPERIAVAGDSVGGNMSAAVTLMAKQRSGPELAAQLLFYPVTDASFDTGSYHEFAQGYWLRRDSMQWYWNQYTTDERARAEITASPLRATPGQLAGLPPALVILAEADVLRDEGEAYAGKLRAAGVPVTAVRYQGIVHDFVMVDALRDTEAAKAALAQAGRFLREALT, encoded by the coding sequence ATGATCTATCTGGAGCCGGCCGCCCTCCGGTTCGTCGCGGACCGGTCACCGCTGCGCCGCGGCGTCGACGAGGGCCGCCGGGAGCTGACCGCGATGCAGTCCGGCGACGTGCCCCGGCCGGAGGCGGCGGTCACCGACCTCAGCATCGACGGCGGCCCGTCCGGGACGGTGTCGATCCGGATCCTGCGTCCGGCCGGTGACGGGGCCCTGCCCGCGGTGCTCTACATCCACGGCGCCGGGTGGGTGTTCGGGGACGCCGGGACCCATGACCGGCTGGTCCGTGAACTGGCCCACCGGTCCGGGGCGGCCGTGGTGTTCGTCAACTACAGCCGTTCCCCGGAGGCGCACTATCCGGTGGCGATCGAGGAGTGTTACGCCGTCCTGGAGTGGATCGCGGCGCACGGCGCGGCGCACGACCTGGACCCGGAACGGATCGCGGTGGCCGGGGACTCGGTCGGCGGCAACATGTCGGCCGCGGTGACGCTGATGGCGAAGCAGCGGTCCGGGCCGGAGCTCGCCGCCCAGTTGCTGTTCTATCCGGTCACCGACGCGTCGTTCGACACCGGGTCGTACCACGAGTTCGCGCAGGGGTACTGGCTGCGGCGGGACAGCATGCAGTGGTACTGGAACCAGTACACGACCGACGAACGAGCCCGTGCGGAGATCACCGCGTCGCCGCTGCGGGCCACACCGGGGCAGCTCGCGGGACTGCCGCCGGCGCTGGTGATCCTGGCCGAGGCGGACGTGCTGCGGGACGAGGGCGAGGCGTACGCGGGGAAGCTGCGGGCGGCGGGGGTGCCGGTGACGGCGGTGCGCTACCAGGGGATCGTGCACGACTTCGTGATGGTGGACGCGTTGCGGGACACCGAGGCGGCGAAGGCGGCGCTGGCCCAGGCCGGCCGGTTCCTCCGCGAGGCGCTGACCTGA
- a CDS encoding STM4015 family protein: MTINHFLSTFAGLPVVAADDEKSPGDPGAVAWRIDMDYDPEPGAFAAAVEQLLERTGPAGPTALIIGEWGEANDTPFPIDLLIGNAERLSGLRSLFIGEMSFEQCEISWIQQTDLTPILETFPQLERLWVRGSQDLAFQKQVRHEGLRELVLQSGGLPASVVQSVATWDVPNLRRLELWLGVDNYGGDATVDDLAPFLSGRSLPSLTSLGLRNSEIADQVAAAVAAAPVVARLTHLDLSMGTLGDAGGEALLAGQPLTHLQVLNLSHHFMSPELAERLADELPDVAVDISDPQTEEEWGRYTAVSE; the protein is encoded by the coding sequence GTGACCATCAACCACTTTTTGTCGACGTTCGCGGGGCTGCCGGTGGTGGCGGCCGACGACGAGAAGAGTCCGGGTGATCCGGGGGCGGTGGCCTGGCGGATCGACATGGACTACGACCCGGAGCCGGGCGCGTTCGCCGCGGCGGTGGAGCAGTTGCTGGAGCGCACCGGGCCGGCCGGGCCGACCGCGCTGATCATCGGTGAGTGGGGCGAGGCGAACGACACGCCGTTCCCGATCGACCTGCTGATCGGCAACGCGGAGCGGCTCAGCGGGCTGCGGTCACTGTTCATCGGTGAGATGAGCTTCGAGCAGTGCGAGATCTCCTGGATCCAGCAGACCGATCTCACCCCGATCCTGGAGACGTTCCCGCAGCTGGAGCGGCTGTGGGTGCGCGGGTCGCAGGATCTGGCGTTCCAGAAACAGGTCCGTCACGAGGGGCTGCGCGAGCTGGTGCTGCAGTCCGGCGGGCTGCCCGCGTCGGTGGTGCAGAGCGTCGCCACCTGGGACGTGCCGAACCTGCGGCGGCTGGAGCTGTGGCTGGGCGTCGACAACTACGGCGGCGACGCGACGGTCGACGATCTCGCGCCGTTCCTGTCCGGCCGCTCGCTGCCGAGCCTCACCTCGCTGGGCCTGCGCAACTCCGAGATCGCCGATCAGGTGGCGGCGGCGGTGGCGGCCGCTCCGGTGGTCGCGCGGCTGACCCATCTCGACCTGTCGATGGGCACGCTCGGTGACGCCGGTGGTGAGGCACTGCTCGCCGGTCAGCCGCTCACCCACCTGCAGGTGCTGAACCTGAGCCACCACTTCATGTCGCCGGAGCTGGCCGAGCGCCTGGCCGACGAGCTGCCCGACGTCGCCGTCGACATCTCCGACCCGCAGACCGAGGAGGAGTGGGGCCGCTACACCGCGGTCTCTGAGTGA
- a CDS encoding STM4014 family protein: MRLAVVGNPSHRRVALFTDAVRRAGLPDPEVYPWRDVLLSGRVPGPGSLVRIESPGEDAEVDRLLRELGSGRPAVPAQHGQILGTAAAFAGLRIALDRVAAGGGELLNQPADILTMTSKPECHALLERNGIPVPPALAPITGYAQLRASGWRRVFVKPAYGSSASGVLALTASGRRVSAITSVELSGGSLFNNLRVRRYDDEPSIAAIVDLLAPDGLHVERWFPKAVLDGRALDLRVVVIVGRPEHIVVRTSTSPMTNLHLGNARGDVAAVRAAAGETAWRAAIQTCVRVAGLFPRTLQVGVDLMFGARWRDHAVAEVNAFGDLLNGLDTHGAQVAAICAR; encoded by the coding sequence ATGCGACTCGCCGTCGTCGGCAACCCGTCGCACCGGCGGGTCGCGCTCTTCACCGACGCCGTGCGGCGGGCCGGGCTGCCCGATCCGGAGGTCTATCCGTGGCGTGACGTGCTGCTTTCCGGCCGGGTTCCGGGGCCGGGCAGCCTGGTGCGGATCGAGTCGCCCGGTGAGGACGCCGAGGTGGACCGGCTGCTGCGTGAGCTGGGCAGCGGCCGGCCCGCGGTTCCCGCCCAGCACGGGCAGATCCTCGGGACGGCGGCCGCGTTCGCCGGTCTGCGGATCGCCCTCGACCGGGTCGCCGCCGGCGGCGGTGAGCTGCTCAATCAGCCGGCCGACATCCTGACGATGACGTCGAAACCGGAGTGCCACGCGCTCCTGGAGCGCAACGGCATCCCGGTTCCGCCCGCGCTGGCGCCGATCACCGGTTACGCGCAGTTGCGGGCGTCCGGGTGGCGTCGCGTCTTCGTGAAACCCGCCTACGGCTCGTCGGCGTCCGGCGTGCTCGCGCTGACGGCCTCCGGGCGGCGGGTCTCGGCGATCACCTCGGTCGAGCTGAGCGGTGGGTCGCTCTTCAACAACTTGAGGGTACGGCGGTACGACGACGAACCCTCGATAGCCGCGATCGTGGACCTGCTCGCCCCGGACGGCCTGCACGTGGAGCGGTGGTTCCCGAAAGCCGTGCTCGACGGCCGCGCCCTGGACCTGCGGGTCGTCGTGATCGTCGGGCGGCCGGAGCACATCGTGGTGCGCACCAGCACGTCCCCGATGACGAACCTGCATCTCGGCAACGCGCGCGGCGACGTGGCGGCGGTGCGCGCGGCGGCGGGCGAGACGGCGTGGCGGGCGGCCATCCAGACCTGCGTGCGGGTGGCGGGGCTGTTCCCCCGTACCCTGCAGGTCGGAGTTGATCTCATGTTCGGTGCGAGGTGGCGGGACCATGCGGTGGCCGAGGTGAACGCGTTCGGTGACCTGCTCAACGGGCTAGACACGCACGGGGCTCAGGTGGCCGCGATATGCGCGCGCTGA
- a CDS encoding STM4013/SEN3800 family hydrolase encodes MRALIGSHDLLFLTLDTLRYDVAVSCLEQGRTPALARVLPGGVWQRRHTPASFTYAAHHAFFAGFLPTPVTPGPHERMFAARFGGSESSGPDTFVFDAADLPSGLAAAGYHTVCLGGVGFFNPATPLGRVLPGLFTESHWSPEFGVTAPDCLGAQLDRLDEIVRRTDGPLFTFVNVAALHQPNRHYVPGAVADGVATHAAALEYVDGQLDRLFTLVAGRGRPCQVIICSDHGTLYGEDGHVGHRVAHETVWTVPYADFILDPR; translated from the coding sequence ATGCGCGCGCTGATCGGCAGCCACGACCTGCTGTTCCTCACGCTGGACACGCTGCGCTACGACGTCGCGGTGTCGTGCCTGGAGCAGGGGCGCACCCCGGCGCTGGCGAGGGTACTGCCCGGCGGGGTGTGGCAGCGGCGGCACACACCGGCGAGTTTCACGTACGCGGCGCACCACGCCTTCTTCGCCGGTTTCCTGCCGACGCCGGTGACGCCGGGGCCGCACGAGCGGATGTTCGCGGCCCGGTTCGGCGGCAGCGAGTCCAGCGGCCCGGACACGTTCGTCTTCGACGCCGCGGATCTGCCGTCCGGGCTGGCCGCCGCCGGCTATCACACGGTCTGCCTGGGCGGGGTGGGCTTCTTCAACCCGGCGACGCCGCTCGGGCGGGTGCTGCCGGGCCTATTCACCGAGTCGCACTGGTCGCCGGAGTTCGGGGTGACGGCGCCGGACTGTCTCGGCGCTCAGCTCGATCGCCTCGACGAGATCGTCCGGCGAACTGATGGACCGTTGTTCACCTTCGTCAACGTGGCGGCTCTGCACCAGCCGAACCGGCACTACGTGCCCGGCGCCGTCGCGGACGGTGTGGCGACCCACGCCGCCGCCCTGGAGTATGTCGACGGACAGCTCGATCGGCTGTTCACCCTGGTCGCCGGCCGGGGCCGCCCCTGCCAAGTGATCATCTGCTCGGACCACGGGACGCTCTACGGCGAGGATGGTCATGTCGGCCATCGGGTCGCCCATGAGACGGTGTGGACCGTTCCCTACGCTGACTTCATCCTGGATCCACGGTGA
- a CDS encoding STM4012 family radical SAM protein: protein MTSPYQGYLYAYPHKTAYRRLEPRPLLRDVWADQDQSSLFGYVHLPFCEMRCGFCNLFTRSNPPAAQVTAYLDQLRIQAREIRESLADDAAFSRIAIGGGTPTYLTAPELTSLFAIVSSVFGARGVPLSVETSPATATPDRLAVLAEHGATRISMGVQSFLDSEARAAGRPQRLTEVQAALQAIRDSRIPVLNVDLIYGIDGQTPETWQHSLTAALAWRPEELYLYPLYVRPLTGLGRRHVSRDDWDRQRLDLYRQAVEVLTAAGYVQHSMRQFRRADAPVPDGPDYCCQDDGMVGLGCGARSYTTELHYSFDYAVSVTEVRAVIDDYLSRPASDFRYAEIGFHLDAVEQRRRWLLKSLLRAEGVDAAAYSSRFGSSFPADFPQLTSLVDRGWLEPSLTRLTPEGLAHSDAVGPWLVSGPVRAAMESYVVR, encoded by the coding sequence GTGACTTCTCCTTATCAAGGATATCTGTACGCTTATCCCCATAAAACGGCCTATAGGCGTCTGGAGCCTCGGCCGCTGTTGCGTGACGTATGGGCAGATCAGGATCAGAGCTCGCTCTTCGGGTACGTGCACCTGCCGTTCTGTGAGATGCGATGCGGCTTCTGCAACCTGTTCACCCGCTCCAACCCGCCCGCAGCCCAGGTCACTGCCTATCTCGACCAGTTGCGGATCCAGGCGCGGGAGATCCGGGAGAGCCTTGCGGACGACGCCGCGTTCTCCCGGATCGCGATCGGCGGCGGCACCCCCACCTATCTGACCGCGCCGGAGCTGACCTCCCTGTTCGCGATCGTCTCCTCGGTCTTCGGCGCCCGCGGGGTGCCGCTGTCGGTGGAGACGTCCCCGGCCACCGCCACCCCCGACCGGCTCGCGGTCCTGGCCGAGCACGGCGCCACCCGGATCAGCATGGGCGTGCAGAGCTTCCTGGACAGCGAAGCCCGCGCCGCCGGACGCCCGCAGCGCCTGACCGAGGTGCAGGCGGCCCTGCAGGCGATCCGGGACAGCCGGATCCCGGTGCTCAACGTCGACCTGATCTACGGCATCGACGGCCAGACACCCGAGACCTGGCAGCACTCGCTGACCGCCGCGCTGGCGTGGCGGCCCGAGGAGCTCTACCTCTATCCGCTCTACGTCCGGCCGCTGACCGGGCTCGGGCGCCGGCACGTCAGCCGCGACGACTGGGACCGGCAGCGGCTCGACCTGTACCGGCAGGCCGTTGAGGTGCTCACCGCCGCCGGGTACGTGCAGCACTCGATGCGCCAGTTCCGGCGCGCCGACGCCCCGGTCCCGGACGGGCCGGACTACTGCTGCCAGGACGACGGCATGGTGGGGCTGGGGTGCGGCGCCCGGTCGTACACGACCGAGCTGCACTACTCGTTCGACTATGCGGTGTCCGTCACCGAGGTCCGCGCGGTCATCGACGACTACCTGTCCCGCCCGGCGAGCGACTTCCGGTACGCCGAGATCGGCTTCCACCTCGACGCGGTCGAGCAGCGCCGCCGCTGGCTGCTGAAGTCCCTGCTGCGCGCCGAAGGGGTGGACGCTGCCGCTTACTCGTCCCGGTTCGGCAGCTCCTTCCCGGCCGACTTCCCGCAGCTCACGTCACTGGTGGACCGCGGATGGCTGGAACCCTCGCTCACCCGGCTGACCCCCGAAGGGCTCGCCCACTCGGACGCGGTCGGCCCGTGGCTGGTGTCCGGCCCGGTCCGCGCGGCGATGGAGTCCTATGTCGTCCGATGA
- a CDS encoding STM4011 family radical SAM protein, giving the protein MSSDDLYVLYRGPLASCNYDCPYCPFAKRVDPPELLRADRADLERFLGWVRETTDRRLSVLFTPWGEGLTRSWYRDAIVELSHLPHVARVAIQTNLAARTTWLSDANPQVAALWATYHPGQVTPERFLSRCSALSEAGIRYSVGVVGLPDHYAPALALRAALPSDVYLWVNAADGHVYTAEEERRWTALDPRFGDSVRPHLSLGRPCHAGETAISVIGDGTVRRCHFIPAPIGNLYDGTWRAALRPRACSNAMCDCHIGYVHLKPLKLRDVYGDGLLERIPTGWPS; this is encoded by the coding sequence ATGTCGTCCGATGACCTCTACGTGCTCTACCGGGGGCCGCTCGCCAGCTGCAACTACGACTGCCCGTACTGCCCGTTCGCCAAGCGCGTCGACCCGCCGGAGCTGCTGCGCGCCGACCGGGCCGACCTGGAACGGTTCCTGGGCTGGGTGCGGGAGACCACCGACCGGCGGCTGTCGGTGCTGTTCACCCCGTGGGGCGAGGGCCTGACCCGGTCCTGGTACCGCGACGCCATCGTCGAACTGTCCCACCTGCCGCACGTGGCACGCGTCGCCATCCAGACGAACCTGGCCGCCCGCACCACCTGGCTCAGCGACGCCAACCCGCAGGTGGCGGCGCTGTGGGCGACCTATCACCCGGGTCAGGTGACTCCCGAACGGTTCCTGTCACGGTGCAGCGCGCTCTCCGAAGCCGGCATCCGCTACTCGGTCGGCGTCGTCGGCCTGCCCGATCACTACGCGCCGGCGCTGGCTCTGCGCGCCGCCCTGCCGTCCGACGTGTACCTCTGGGTGAACGCCGCCGACGGGCACGTCTACACCGCCGAGGAGGAACGGCGGTGGACGGCACTCGACCCCCGCTTCGGTGACAGCGTCCGGCCGCACCTGTCACTCGGCCGGCCCTGCCACGCCGGGGAGACGGCGATCTCGGTGATCGGCGACGGGACGGTCCGGCGGTGCCACTTCATCCCGGCGCCGATCGGCAACCTCTACGACGGCACGTGGCGGGCGGCCTTGCGGCCGCGGGCGTGCAGCAACGCGATGTGCGATTGCCACATCGGCTATGTGCACCTCAAGCCCTTGAAACTGCGCGACGTGTACGGGGACGGCCTCCTCGAACGCATTCCCACAGGCTGGCCGTCGTAG
- a CDS encoding DUF6745 domain-containing protein — translation MRLTHAQEAMAAAIEDQWLAAAVQTGPAGRKEAEAGVRAAYRLAGLPEPERIYWLGSPRAGALAASLLRAPTPGSPVAALDAGPVSPAAGAASDAAAGSGPAASVAGPEWVAGVHAELRRQGWAPGESGGAAVRRQVRTEPWAAARKAALAALGADGWAQLSAAAGRRSWGLVMDLIAGRLRLRLGEDITADLGDAAPAVRMPVLDAIYGQHDGTWLATFEAADRLCPDAGLMTRLTGLAEVARHSGWWWAFERVAVLTERPGLLERDNVGRLHRGEGAAMQFPDGYGLWAWRGMPIPPGLAAELPHLTLDRIRSEKNAEIRRVVLEHFGYERYLREAGARRLGTDETGTLWWLDLPGDEPLVMVEVVNSTPEPDGTSRVYWLRVPPETRTAREGVAWTFGLTAEEYHPLIQT, via the coding sequence ATGCGACTCACGCATGCTCAGGAGGCGATGGCCGCGGCCATCGAGGACCAATGGCTGGCCGCGGCGGTCCAGACCGGCCCGGCGGGGCGCAAGGAGGCCGAGGCGGGGGTACGGGCGGCGTACCGGCTGGCCGGCCTCCCCGAGCCCGAGCGGATCTACTGGCTCGGCTCCCCCCGAGCCGGCGCGCTGGCCGCGTCCCTGCTCCGCGCACCCACCCCTGGTTCGCCTGTTGCGGCTCTTGACGCCGGGCCTGTTTCGCCGGCTGCCGGCGCGGCTTCGGATGCGGCGGCCGGGTCGGGCCCGGCTGCTTCTGTTGCGGGGCCGGAGTGGGTTGCCGGGGTGCATGCCGAGCTGCGGCGGCAGGGCTGGGCGCCGGGGGAGAGCGGCGGCGCCGCGGTGCGCCGGCAGGTGCGGACCGAGCCGTGGGCTGCCGCGCGCAAGGCGGCCCTGGCAGCGCTCGGCGCCGACGGCTGGGCGCAGCTCAGCGCGGCGGCCGGCCGCCGCTCCTGGGGACTGGTCATGGACCTGATCGCCGGCCGGCTGCGGTTGCGGCTCGGCGAGGACATCACCGCCGACCTCGGAGACGCCGCCCCGGCCGTGCGGATGCCGGTGCTCGACGCGATCTACGGCCAGCACGACGGCACGTGGCTGGCGACGTTCGAGGCCGCCGACCGGCTCTGCCCCGACGCGGGTCTGATGACGCGTCTGACCGGCCTCGCCGAGGTGGCCCGGCACAGCGGCTGGTGGTGGGCGTTCGAGCGGGTCGCCGTGCTCACCGAGCGCCCCGGCCTGCTGGAACGCGACAACGTCGGCCGCCTGCACCGCGGTGAGGGCGCAGCCATGCAGTTCCCCGATGGGTACGGTCTGTGGGCCTGGCGCGGCATGCCGATCCCACCCGGCCTCGCCGCCGAGCTGCCCCACCTGACGCTGGACCGCATCCGCAGCGAGAAGAACGCCGAGATCCGCCGCGTGGTGCTCGAGCACTTCGGCTACGAGCGTTACCTCCGCGAGGCCGGTGCTCGCCGGCTCGGCACCGACGAGACGGGCACCCTGTGGTGGCTCGACCTCCCCGGCGACGAGCCCCTCGTCATGGTCGAGGTGGTCAACTCCACCCCCGAGCCGGACGGCACAAGCCGCGTCTACTGGCTCCGCGTCCCACCCGAGACCCGGACGGCACGCGAGGGCGTGGCATGGACGTTCGGCCTGACCGCCGAGGAGTACCACCCGCTGATCCAGACCTGA
- a CDS encoding FxsB family cyclophane-forming radical SAM/SPASM peptide maturase, with the protein MLKVHELCNLACDHCYVYEHADQSWRRKPPIMSAAVALRTAERIAEHAVRHRLAGVGVVLHGGEPLLLGTARLGELLTILRGAIPVPVDLRMQTNAVRLTEATAEMLETFGVRTGVSLDGDRSANDRHRRYRNGASSHERTLRGLAILRSHPEIYAGILCTIDVRNDPIAVYEALLAEAPPRIDLLLPHATWDNPPLPGHADWLIRLHRRWLADGRPVPIRLFDGLRDIAAGGHSGTEAVGIDRGEVAVVETDGSWEQPDSMKTAFDGAAATGLTVFTASADDLLTTPVMRHRQSGLAALSATCRACPVVTQCGGGLYAHRFRTGSGFDNPSVYCAELKGLITAMDDEVTAMREALPDRVFDDLATGAGGASSVAYLTSAQESITRALLVAVADRLSGTESQPWSVLSALDKHDPGAVRRILTHPFVRVWAVRFLSGTDGPHRLADLAAAAVIAGGADVDVPVTARDGRVHLPTLGTLAGGVTSVNGVRPPALDPARRIGPGLLLEDADPYRDCHDWPATGRLTPEQVRAWDEAVTAAWRVVERDAPDHAAGLTAGLSTITPLTPDPVTLRSATARQASGALGIALTPDPEALAVLLVHEYQHTKLGAVLDLIDLVDPDSGALLRVGWRPDPRPVESALQGTYAHLAVAEIWRQRAERGVPGAAGHYARYRDWTVDAIGALTATGSLTAAGRRFTDGLAATAAKWPV; encoded by the coding sequence GTGCTCAAGGTACATGAGCTGTGCAATCTCGCCTGCGATCACTGCTATGTGTACGAGCACGCCGATCAGAGCTGGCGCCGCAAACCGCCGATCATGTCGGCGGCCGTCGCGCTGCGCACGGCCGAGCGGATCGCCGAGCACGCCGTCCGGCATCGCCTCGCCGGCGTCGGCGTGGTGCTGCACGGCGGTGAGCCGCTGCTGCTCGGCACGGCCCGGCTCGGCGAGCTTCTCACGATCCTGCGCGGGGCCATCCCCGTACCCGTTGATCTGCGGATGCAGACGAACGCGGTCCGCCTGACCGAGGCGACCGCCGAGATGCTGGAGACCTTCGGGGTACGCACCGGAGTGTCGCTGGACGGTGACCGGTCCGCCAACGACCGGCATCGGCGGTACCGCAACGGCGCGAGCAGCCACGAGCGGACCCTGCGCGGGCTGGCGATCCTGCGCTCGCATCCGGAGATCTACGCCGGGATCCTCTGCACGATCGACGTCCGCAACGACCCGATCGCGGTCTACGAGGCGCTGCTGGCCGAGGCGCCGCCCCGCATCGACCTGCTGCTCCCCCACGCCACCTGGGACAACCCACCGCTGCCGGGTCACGCGGACTGGCTGATCCGGCTGCACCGCCGGTGGCTGGCGGACGGCCGGCCGGTCCCGATCCGGCTCTTCGACGGGTTGCGCGACATCGCGGCGGGCGGGCACAGCGGCACCGAGGCAGTCGGCATCGACCGTGGTGAGGTGGCGGTCGTGGAGACCGACGGGTCGTGGGAGCAGCCGGACTCGATGAAGACGGCGTTCGACGGCGCGGCGGCGACCGGCCTGACCGTCTTCACGGCGTCCGCCGACGACCTGCTCACCACGCCGGTGATGCGGCACCGGCAAAGCGGGCTGGCCGCCCTCTCGGCGACCTGCCGCGCCTGTCCGGTCGTCACGCAGTGTGGTGGCGGGCTCTATGCGCACCGGTTCCGCACCGGGTCCGGGTTCGACAATCCGTCGGTGTACTGCGCCGAGCTGAAAGGACTGATCACCGCAATGGACGACGAGGTCACCGCGATGAGAGAAGCCCTTCCCGACCGGGTCTTCGACGATCTGGCGACCGGTGCGGGCGGCGCGTCGAGCGTCGCGTACCTGACCTCGGCCCAGGAGTCGATCACCCGGGCGTTGCTGGTGGCGGTCGCCGACCGGCTTTCCGGCACGGAGAGTCAGCCCTGGTCGGTGCTGAGCGCTCTGGACAAGCACGATCCCGGCGCGGTGCGCCGCATTCTGACCCACCCCTTCGTACGGGTCTGGGCAGTCAGGTTCCTGAGCGGGACGGACGGCCCGCACCGTCTGGCCGACCTGGCCGCCGCGGCCGTGATCGCCGGTGGCGCCGACGTCGACGTGCCGGTGACCGCCCGCGACGGCCGCGTGCACCTGCCCACCCTGGGCACACTCGCGGGCGGTGTGACAAGCGTGAACGGCGTCCGGCCGCCCGCCCTGGACCCGGCTCGGCGGATCGGCCCGGGACTGCTGCTCGAGGACGCCGACCCGTACCGGGACTGCCACGACTGGCCGGCGACCGGCCGGCTGACGCCGGAGCAGGTGCGCGCCTGGGACGAGGCGGTCACCGCGGCCTGGCGGGTGGTGGAGCGCGACGCCCCGGACCACGCCGCCGGGCTGACCGCCGGGCTCAGCACGATCACCCCGCTGACGCCGGACCCGGTGACGCTGCGCAGCGCCACGGCCCGGCAGGCGTCCGGCGCGCTGGGCATCGCGCTCACCCCGGACCCGGAAGCGCTCGCGGTGCTGCTGGTGCACGAGTACCAGCACACCAAGCTGGGCGCCGTCCTCGACCTGATCGACCTGGTGGACCCGGACTCCGGGGCGCTGCTGCGGGTCGGCTGGCGACCGGATCCGCGACCGGTGGAGAGCGCGTTGCAGGGCACTTACGCGCATCTGGCCGTCGCCGAGATCTGGCGGCAGCGCGCCGAGCGGGGTGTGCCGGGCGCAGCCGGGCACTACGCCCGCTACCGGGATTGGACCGTGGACGCGATCGGCGCCCTGACCGCCACCGGATCACTGACCGCGGCGGGCCGGCGGTTCACCGACGGCCTGGCCGCCACCGCCGCGAAATGGCCGGTGTGA
- a CDS encoding TIR-like protein FxsC, producing MSRFFLSYAHSAPLATSGRRDTDTDVWVRRCFENLSRAVADRTGAEPADVGFADYLLEPGTDWKALITEQLARSAVFVPLYSPGYFNKSWPMRERAVFLDRLGRAFPGRPDRARAHIIEVLWIPLPAGDRMAEVSAALPLGAGIEEYAENGLRVLGMLASYQHHYHRIIDKLAQQIVHVGAHSQLPPSRAVPIDEIPVPDTRSPDTPFVVAVLSGRGTLWKPYGGVLDPPVAEFAATVAERLGLPTRTVDQSGDLKSLDDSPAVVLVEPRREDRLGALRGHLHRWVTPIVVTGAQDSGCNEVTASRLEALGAARVYQVSDVGQLADLMPSAVSEARRHYLRRAAVHSRDAAARPTLHGSVIPATVTTGRSSSDD from the coding sequence ATGAGCCGTTTCTTCCTCAGCTACGCGCACTCCGCGCCCCTGGCCACCTCCGGGCGGCGCGACACGGACACCGACGTGTGGGTGCGCCGCTGCTTCGAGAACCTGTCCCGGGCGGTCGCCGACCGGACCGGCGCCGAGCCGGCCGACGTGGGTTTCGCCGACTACCTGCTGGAGCCCGGGACCGACTGGAAAGCGCTGATCACCGAGCAGCTCGCCCGGTCCGCCGTGTTCGTGCCGCTCTACTCCCCCGGCTACTTCAACAAGTCCTGGCCGATGCGCGAGCGGGCCGTCTTCCTGGACCGGCTCGGCCGCGCGTTCCCCGGCCGGCCGGACCGGGCCCGCGCGCACATCATCGAGGTGCTCTGGATCCCGCTGCCCGCCGGCGACCGGATGGCCGAGGTGAGTGCCGCGCTTCCGCTCGGCGCCGGCATCGAGGAGTACGCCGAGAACGGTCTCCGCGTCCTCGGGATGCTCGCGTCCTACCAGCATCACTACCACCGGATCATCGACAAGCTCGCCCAGCAGATCGTCCACGTGGGCGCGCACAGTCAGCTGCCGCCGTCCCGGGCGGTGCCGATCGACGAGATCCCCGTGCCGGACACGCGCTCACCGGACACCCCGTTCGTGGTGGCGGTGCTCAGCGGGCGCGGCACACTGTGGAAACCGTACGGCGGGGTGCTCGATCCGCCGGTCGCCGAGTTCGCCGCCACCGTCGCGGAACGTCTCGGGCTGCCCACCCGGACCGTCGACCAGTCCGGCGACCTGAAATCCCTGGACGACTCGCCGGCGGTGGTCCTGGTCGAGCCGCGGCGCGAGGACCGGCTCGGGGCGCTGCGCGGTCACCTGCACCGGTGGGTGACCCCGATCGTGGTGACCGGCGCGCAGGACTCGGGCTGTAACGAGGTGACGGCGTCCCGGTTGGAGGCGCTCGGCGCGGCCCGGGTCTATCAGGTGTCCGACGTCGGGCAACTCGCTGATCTGATGCCGTCGGCGGTGAGCGAGGCCCGCCGCCACTATCTTCGGCGGGCTGCCGTGCACAGCCGGGACGCGGCAGCGCGGCCCACGCTGCACGGGTCCGTGATCCCCGCCACCGTCACGACCGGGAGAAGCAGCAGCGATGACTGA